A genomic stretch from Antarcticibacterium flavum includes:
- a CDS encoding DUF4870 domain-containing protein: MNTTAEEGKTAAIVAYLTIIGTIIAYFINNDTKNSFASFHIRQALGIHITYFLLGALVSIFDSWLITWPFWIFIFVLWGYGLVTALQGEQKEVPLLGNNFQKWFSTIS, encoded by the coding sequence ATGAACACAACAGCTGAAGAAGGAAAGACTGCTGCTATAGTAGCCTATCTTACGATCATTGGTACTATTATCGCTTATTTTATAAATAACGATACAAAGAATAGTTTTGCAAGTTTTCACATTAGACAGGCATTGGGAATTCATATAACCTATTTCCTCCTGGGGGCATTGGTAAGTATTTTTGACAGCTGGTTGATCACCTGGCCATTCTGGATCTTTATTTTTGTCCTGTGGGGTTACGGCCTTGTTACTGCTTTACAGGGGGAACAAAAGGAAGTACCGTTATTAGGTAACAATTTTCAAAAATGGTTTAGTACAATAAGTTAA